Part of the Legionella cardiaca genome, TTAATTTTATATTAAAAGGCTCATCTTCGATTTAATAGAGGCGTTGAGAGGGGGAATTGATACTATACATGGAGAGTTGCCTAGGCTCTTGCAAAATCAAAAGCCAACGTTTTTGCAATTTCTGTTTGTGCGAGCGCTAAAGCCAATAAGCGGTCAACCCCAAGTGCTACGCCACTGCAAGCTGGTAAACCATGGTGTAAGGCTTCTAACAGGTACTTATCAGGTTCAGGAAGTGGCAAGCCTTGTTGTTGACGAATGGTCAAGTCCTGATTAAATCGCTGAGCCTGTGCGTTAGCGTCTGTTAATTCATGAAAGCCATTAGCTAGCTCCACACCCTTAAAATATACTTCAAAACGCTCAGCGACACCTTGATTAATTTTGGCTAATGCTGCTTGAGAGGGTGGAAAATCATAGACAGCAACCGGCACTTTTTCTTGACCAAGCGCAGGTTCCACAACGTGACTCATCAATAGAAACAGGTATTGATCCTGATCTTGTTCATCGGCTGACAGGACATTATCCAACTCATAGTACTTTACTATTTTTTGTAACTCAGGAACTGTAGTTGATAGCGGGTCAAAATCACAAACCTCAAGAAAACTCTGTTGATAGGTTTTTCTAAGCATCGGTTCACATTGCAGAATCATTTGCAATAAATCATTCATTTCATCCATAAGTTGATGGTGATTAATACCTAATTGATACCACTCCAACATAGTAAACTCTGGATTATGCCATCGTCCTAATTCATCATCTCGAAAAACACGGGCCAATTGAAAAATAGGACCGCTACCAGCAGCTAATAAGCGCTTCATATGATATTCAGGAGAGGTTTGCAAACAATAAGATTCTTTACGGAAAGTCGCTTTAATATTTGATAGATAGACATCCGTAATACCGAAACGCCCCATCACGGGTGTTTCAACTTCAAGATAACCTCTTTCCTGAAAAAAACTGCGAATTTTGGATAACAAGTACGCTCGTTTGCGCAAGACGTCAATCGATGCCGAGGGGAACCA contains:
- the epmA gene encoding elongation factor P--(R)-beta-lysine ligase, which gives rise to MNELLWFPSASIDVLRKRAYLLSKIRSFFQERGYLEVETPVMGRFGITDVYLSNIKATFRKESYCLQTSPEYHMKRLLAAGSGPIFQLARVFRDDELGRWHNPEFTMLEWYQLGINHHQLMDEMNDLLQMILQCEPMLRKTYQQSFLEVCDFDPLSTTVPELQKIVKYYELDNVLSADEQDQDQYLFLLMSHVVEPALGQEKVPVAVYDFPPSQAALAKINQGVAERFEVYFKGVELANGFHELTDANAQAQRFNQDLTIRQQQGLPLPEPDKYLLEALHHGLPACSGVALGVDRLLALALAQTEIAKTLAFDFARA